The window TCGCTCAGTATGAAAAAGCCGTTGCTCAAGAAAAGAAATTTTGGCCTGCCATCAACAACATTGGTCTAGTGAAGTACGAACAGGGTGATATTCGGGGTGCTCTGGACAAATGGCAAGCGGCAATCGCCATTGACGATGAAGCCGCAGAACCTCAACTAGCCGCTGCGGTTGCGATGTATGCTCAGGGAGAGCAGGAAAAGGCCATTGCACTGGGAGAAGCGGCACTTCGCATCGATAGTCGCTATGCTGACTTAGATTTTCTTAAAGAAAATCTTTGGGGTGAGCGTCTGCTCACTGAAACACAGAAGTTTTTGGCAAACCCCAAAATACAAGCCAGTATTGCTCAAAGCCAAGCATCGCCGACACAAGTAGAAAGTGCCCCTCGGTAGAGTCGCCATTGGTCAGCTCGCTTTTGGGAGCTTTGCCGATAGAATCCGCTCAGAACCTCTAGCTCTCGATTCAGAGGCTCTGGGTGAGGTCTAGACCTTTTCTTTCCAGAAGGGTTAGCCTCCCCAAGCAATGACTGGCCTGATGGGGAACACCTCTTGCCAAAAGGGTCATTAGATAGTACTTATGTACTTAATTGGTATCCCACTCAGCCGTAACTTAAGTAAAAATCGAGAGGAGGAAGACAAGTCAAACCGATTAAAGTAAGCGTAAAGAGACAACGGTATTAAGTCTCTTTGGGGAGCAGAGCCATAATCTGATCCACAAACTGTTGATGGTCAACAACCGGCTTGGAGATGTAGCCATCAGCACCACTTTGCTTGAGGAAGTTTTCGCGATCGCCCTCCATAGCGTGAGCCGTAACCAAAATAATCGGTAAATTGGAGGTTTGAGCATCAGCTTTGAGCATCTGGGTAATCTTAATCCCGTCTACAGCCTTACCCCGGTAAACACTGTGGGATAGGGAAACATCCATCAAGATAATGTCAGCGGCTCCACTTTGTGCAATTTGCATCACCTCTTCCACATCTTCGGTATGCTTTACATCTAAGCCGCCCCGCTTGCTGAGAATCTTAGAAAAAACACGAGCATTAATGGGATCGTCTTCTACAATCAGAACGGTTTTCATGGGCGTTGCCTTGCTGAAAGTCGTCGTTTTTTTGAATGTGCGATTTGATAATAAGTCTGACAGGGACTTTGTCATGTTGCCATCCTGGCAGGCACTCCGTCATCACTTAGTGGTCAGAAATTAGGGAACTTTAACTCATGGCAAAACAGCTCAATTTACTTGCGACCGGTCAGGTCATCCCCACAGCTTTACATGCGGAGATGCAACGGTCTTATCTTGAATATGCCATGAGTGTGATTGTTGGACGGGCACTTCCCGACGTGCGCGACGGTCTCAAACCCGTTCATCGGCGTATTTTATATGCGATGCACGAATTAGGTTTAACACCAGATCGACCGTATCGCAAGTGTGCCCGTGTAGTGGGAGACGTTTTAGGCAAATATCACCCTCACGGTGACCAAGCCGTTTACGACGCGCTGGTTCGTCTCGTACAAGACTTTTCTTCACGCTATCCACTACTGGCAGGTCATGGCAACTTTGGTTCCGTGGACAATGATCCACCTGCCGCCATGCGTTATACCGAAACACGGTTATCTTCGGTAGGGAATGAAGCACTCCTGTCCGAGATTGGTGAGGCAACCGTTGATTTTAGCTCCAACTTCGATAGCTCTCAGCAAGAGCCAGTGGTACTCCCGGCTCAGTTGCCGGTATTACTACTCAATGGTTGCTCTGGTATCGCCGTGGGCATGGCAACGAATATCCCTCCTCACAACTTGGGAGAGGTGGTGGATGGTTTGATTGCCTTAATTGACCATCCCAATTTATCTGACGAAAAATTATGGGAATTGATTCCAGGGCCAGATTTTCCCACCGGAGGGGAAATTGTCGATGTCGGGGGCATTCGGGAGGCTTACAGTATCGGTCGGGGTAGCATTCCCGTGCGGGGGATCGCTCAACTCGAAGAAATTGCAGCAGGGCGAGGACGGCGTCAACACAGGCGAACCGCGATTGTTGTGACTGAACTCCCTTATCAGGTGAATAAGGCCGGTTGGATTGAGAAAGTGGCTGAACTGGTCAACCAAGGGCGCTTGGAAGGTATTGCGGACTTGCGGGATGAAAGCGATCGCTCCGGGATGCGCGTGGTGATTGAACTCAAACGAGACACCAATGCTCACCACGTCCTCAAACAGTTGTACCAGCAAACCGCACTGCAAACGACCTTTGGCGCAATTATGCTGGCTTTAGTGGATAGACAACCGCGTCAGCTCAATTTACGCCAGTTATTAGAAGAATTCTTACAATTTAGAGAGCAGACGCTGACCCGGCAATATACCTATGAGCTGGAACAACATGAAGGACGCCTTCACCTCGTTGATGGGTTAATTATTTGTCTGGAAGCCCTAGACAGGGTCATTGATATTCTCAGAAGCGCCCCAGATGGGACAACGGCAAAGACTTCTCTACAAAATCAGTTAAACATTAGTGAGGCTCAGGCTGATGCTATTTTATCCATGCCCATGCGACGCCTCACGGGTTTAGAGCGGCAAAAATTACAGACGGAATTTGCAGAACTCACAGCCCGAATTGAGCAGTTGCGGCGATTACTTAGCGATCGCAACGAGTTGCTCAAAACCTTGAAGAAAGATTTGCGATCGCTCAAACGCAAGTATGCTGATCCCCGCCGAACTAAAATTATCACCAAAGACCTGAAAGCCAAGGAGCAAGAGGTCAGCCGTCAAGCGTCATCAGCCAAGAGTAAAAAGTCAAAAGTTAAGAATCAAACCTCACCCGACAAAAGTTCCACCTCAGAACCCGGAAATCAGGAGAAGGGAAACCGCAGGAAGAAGAAAGACTCCAATCCACCCACACTTCCCCTTCCTGAGCTTGTGGTTGAAGAAGAAGAAACCGTGTTGGAATTTACCCATCACGGGTGTGTACTGCGGCAGCGTCCCACAACAACCTCAAAATCCACCCAGTCCATGAAAAAAGGGAATGACTTTGTAGTTGAGACTCTAACCACCATCACGCAGGCAGAATTAGTCGTGATCACAAGTGCTGGGAAAGCCTACCCCGTCAAAGTTCGAGATATTCCACCCGCCGCTGGACTCCAGGCAGGAACTCCTTTGGTGAAATTATTACCTGAGGTGGTGCAATCTGAAACGGTAGTGGCTTACTATATCCTGCCGGAACAGCCCGATACCCTCTCCTTGATTCTGCTCACTCAGCAGGGGCGAATTAAGCGCCTACCCGCTTCTGAGTTGACGAACCTCACGGCACGGGGGACAACACCGATCAAGCTCAAGGATGATGATCAATTGCAATATGTGTGTCTGGCTCAACCGGGTGAGCAACTCGCCTTGGCAACGAGCAATGGACGGATTTTGCGTTTTGAGATTAATGATGCTCAGTTACCACTGATGGGGCGCAGTGCTCAAGGAAATCAAGCCTTGCGGTTACAACGTCGAGAGCGGTTGGTCGGTTGTGTGACACTGTCTGCCAAGGAAAACCTGTTACTGGTTTCTGAGCAAGGTTATGGAAAGCGCGTGCCTGTGGGTTTGTTTCGGTTGGTCAATCGGGGGGAGCTGGGGACTCAGGCTCTACAATTTAAGACGGCGACAGATAGTTTAGTGGCAATGACCAAAGCTTTACCCAAGTCAGAAGTCATGCTGGTGACAAGTGCTGAGCGGACGGTGTCTTTACAGATGGAGTCCGTCAAAATATGGGGTAAAGATGGAACAGGCGATCGCATTGCTAAACTCAAGGCGGAAGAAAAAATTCTTTCGGTCAGTGTTTTAAGCTCATGAGCGGACTGAAAGCCAGCCACTGCAAGTTTCGGCAAGCCAATCTGGAGGACTGAATGAACCCCACCCCTGAAACTGATTTCCCCAATCGCCTCCTACCTCAAACTGTGGCTCTTGTGGAAAAGGCGATGGGTGGAACGAGCGAACCCAGAGTAGTGGAAGCACTAATGGCTGCCTTTGTCTTACTGGAAGAGAGTATCAAGACGGACTCCCCCATCGTTGCCCTGGAACAGGATGTCCGTACAGATACGGGAACGTACCATTTGTTTATCCGACGGCTCAGTATGAGTGTTCCTGCGGGGAAGTTCCAGATTTTAATTACCCGTGAACTGGCATCTGGCTTAATTGACCCCAATTGAAAATAGAGAGAATGAGGGGAGATAAATTTTCCGCCTAGTAGTCAAGCTGACTCTTCTGCCTTTTGCTATAGCTGCATAATATTGTGGGAAATCTCAGATATATAAAATGTGACCGCATGGATTAAACCAAAGGGGATGCCACAGTAATTGCTGTTGGTATCGCTACTCGGAATAGTCCATCCGAGTTGAACTTTATTGCTCGATTAAATCTGATATATTAGACACAAATCTGACTTGAGATGTCCGCTACAGCCAATTTTGCGATTGGTATTCTCACTCTATCTCTAATACCTGAAATTAGCTCACTATGACCCATATTACTCGCCGTCATTTCTTGCAATTTGTTGGTTCAGCACTAGCAGGCATTGGAATCAATCAGGTATTATTTCAACGGCAAGCCCAACAGTATGGTCAAGTTCTAGCGGAAGTTCCCCTTTGACAAAAAACTACAACCTATGCTGTGAGAGAGGGAGAGACTCAACTCCTCGGCTGTTACTGGGTACAAATTAAGGAAACTTCTAACAAATCTAACGCTTTTTGTTGGAGTGGAGTCGGTTGAGTAATTTTCTCAAACATTAGAGAAGTCTCCAGACCACTAGACTGGAATTTATTTTTGACAATCGTTGCTAAATCAGTCATTAAAGTCCGAAAACTATGGACAGGAAGCTTTTCAGGTGTCTTTTTAGTCGCTGCCTTAGCGCGGGCTTTCTTTGAACGCTTAGATGGAGCAACAATTGAACTTTTTCCCTCCGGTTCAACTGTGACTTTTTCATCGTCAAACAGCAGTGGAGCTAAAGCTTTCCTCATGTGCCACTCCACATAATAAGCCAGCATACACAAGAAGACGTGAGCTTTGACGCGCTGTTCTAAACGGTGATAAATTGGACGTACTTTCAAATCGATAGTTTTATAACTGCGGAAAGCTTGTTCGACAGTAGAAAGGCTTTTATAGGTTCTCACCGTTTGAGCCGCATCTAAAGTCTCCGGTTTGACTGAAGTCCGAATAATATAGACTCCATCCAAAGCCGAATCATTGGCGATAGCCGCTTCATTCAATGAGTAAGAAAAACTTGTCTCAGTGATGGCAATATTAAAGTATTTCCCCACACATGTAGCATTGAGAACTCGCCCCACTCTCAGTCCAATCTGGTCGGCTCCTTTGAGGGCGCGTTTATCTCGTGAAGTGGCGATAACAATCTTATTGAGTTCCTGCTGTGTCGCCTGTAATAAAGCAATTCTAGTCAAAGACTTTTCTTGAGCAAGCATCGGGTTGCGACAAGCAATTAGCCGCTCACTGGGGTAATCAGAACAAGAAAATTCTACTAAGTCAGTTTCATCAAATAATGAGAGTTGAACAGCTTCTTGTTCAAGAAGTTTCCGAAGCTCCTTCGGATAGATGTCTTAGGGCTAACTCATTTTCGATTAATTCTTGTTTGGATACCAGCCAATCCATTGCTTCATACAATTCATCTTCATCGGCTTTTTCTAAGCCCAACAGTTCACTTAACGATGAATTGCACGTTTCGCTGTGCAATCCTCTCGCTGTGGCTAACTTGGAACGAGGGTCAAGGAGACGCGCCACGATCATCGCCAAAACTAGAGCTCGTTTTCTCGAATTTGAGGGTGAGATTAGATGGTGCAAAGACAGTTTTTTGATTGTTCCTAAAACCGCAGCTACATGACCATGAGGTAGACTTCTTTCTACAGAGAATGATTCGGAGAGATTTTCAATAGCTGCGCCGCCTTTGAGCACTATTCTCAAGTTATCAATGACAGTATCCGGTAATTTCGACAGGTTAGCTAAAGTTCTTTTACGGATTTTACCCCCTTCACGATAGGACTCTCGTAGGAGGACAGCGGGGGGTGAATTTCTGTTAGGGACTCGTTCAATATACATGGCTACTATTGTCCCAGAAATCTCCCCGCCAAAATCTTAAAAAATTCTTAAAAACATGGGTACGGCTTTCTGGGAGTAAATGGCTCTAGTTCCCGTCACTCAAGCTTTTTCTCCCTTTGTAGTTCATCTGTACGGGGGAACTTCCGTTCTAGCTCAAAGTACGCCTCGCAAACTGGCGTTACTTGTTGGCATTAATAATTACATCGAACAACCTTTGGAAGGATGCCTCAACGATGTAGATTTGCAACGAAACTTGTTGATTTATCGGTTTGGGTTTAATCCCAAAGATATTTTGGTTTTGCCTGATAAAGATGCGACACGGGAAGGGATGCTAACGGCGTTTGATGAACATTTAATTAAACAAGCTAAACTGGGAGATGTGGTGGTTTATCACTATTCTGGGCATGGTTCGCAAATTTTTGACTCTGATCCAATTGGGGGTGAGCGAGGAAAAGCAGGACTAAATGGGACTTTTGTGCCGGTGGATAGTAATTTATCGGCTGGATATCCAGAAGTTGGAGGAACGGTGCAAGACATTATGGGGCATACGTTGTTTTTGCTGATGTCTGCGCTGAAAACTGAAAATGTCACGGCGGTTTTGGATAGTTGTTTTTCCGGTGGGGCGACAAGAGAAGCGCGGGTACGTTCGCGGGATGGGGGTAAGAATGTTTTGGTTTCTGCTAATGAAAAAACGTACCAAGAGCAGTGGTTATCTCGGTTAAATATGTCGCCAGAAGACTTTGTGAAGGGGTATCGAACAGGCGTTGCTAAAGGTATGGTTTTAGCGGCAACTGCACCTGATCAATTGGCACGGAAAGTAAATATTAATGGCTTTAAATCAGGCATCTTTAGTTATTTACTCACGCATTATCTTTGGCAGGAGGATAGCAATATTGAGCGGGTATTCCAAAAGATTCTCCCAGAAATCCCGAAAGATTTTGATCAATTGCCGCGTTATGAAGTGAAACCAGGGAGCGATTATCAATGGCAAAGTCCTTATTTTATTAATTCTCCTCAGTCGCCAGCACAGGCGGTGGTGATGGGAGTGAAGGGGAATACTGCCCAGTTGTGGTTAGGGGGTGTTGATTTAAGGCAGGTGAAAGCGGGGACGGTATTTACGGCAATGAAGGGTACAGGACAGGTGAAAGTGGTTGCTCGTGATGGGTTGGTGGCACAGGCAATGGTTGAGAACGCCGTGAAGAAAGGAACACCGTTGCGTTTGATGGGTAATGGGTAAGAGGAGTCTTTATTAGCTGATGGGAGTGGCACAGTTTGTAGGTGAGGATCTACGAACTTGTACAAGTGCGATGTTACTGGACATCATACTAAGCTCCCTTTAAACCTCTCCCACATCAGGTGCAATTTCCCCATCCACCTGCTCAAAATTCACCTTATTATAGATATCTGAGATAGGAATTTCAAAGGATACCGAAGCTAGCCCTAGAGTAACGTCAGATTGACCATAATCCCTAAACGACCATTGCTTATCATCCGTCTTATGATAATGTTCGATATATATCCGAGTTTGGTCAATTAACAAGTATTCCTGAAACGTCCCAATCGTGCGGTATCCTTCAAACTTTTTACTCTGATCGTATCCCTTGGTTGACGGTGACAAAACCTCGATAATTAATTGGGGATTCGTAATTGTATCCGTGCGATTGTTATAATACTCCGGTTTTCCAGTCACTAACATCACATCAGGATAGGTATAGATGCGCCGCTTGGGTATCCACAAGCGTACATCACTCATAAAAACTCGATAATCGAGTTTTTTGAAGGCAACACTTAGTTCAGTATAGAAATTGCCAGCTATTTGATTATGATTAGTAGAGCCACCTGCCATGGGAAAGATTTCACCGTCAATATATTCGCTTTTATAGTCAGCAGCTTCCTCCAGTGCTAGATATTCCTCGGTCGAGTAGTATCGTTGTTGTGTAGCTTGCATGGTTCGATGGGGAGCATTTGAGCGAAATTTACTTTTAATTTAGCACTGATGGTAAGCTTTGCCTGTTCTCAACTCTTCGAGTTTTAGCCTTTTCCAGGTCAATTATGATGAAATGTGATCGCACCTCTGGCAGGATAAAATTTTAACAAATAGACTCTAGCGCTGACCTCAAATCTCTTCTCTTCTCACTCAGCCCCAAATTCCAGCCCTACCTGCATAAGCTTTCCCCTCTTGAGATATAGAGAGTAACAGTAAGGATTAACGTAAGTTCAAGGCTAACAGGGGGAGTTATGGCGCAGTGGTTTAAATTCGTTGGGTTCATTTCACTTTCAGGGGTAACTTGCCTACTTTTATGCTCACAATCCTTCGCCGCTATTCCTGAGCAGATGGCTCCCAGGATAGCCCAACAGCCAGTTAACTCTGATGCGGCTGAACAAGTTCTTCAGGAAGCGATCCAACTCTATCGGCAAGGAACAGCAGAATCTCTGCGACAAGCAATTCCTAAATTTGAACAAGCTGCCATACTCTATTATCAAGCGAGTGACAAACGCTCAGAAGCCTTATCTCTCGTTGCCCTTGGGCGTGTCTACAGCGACTTGGGAGAAAAGCAGAAGGCCTTGGAACGCTACAACCAAGCTTTGCCCCTAGTACGAGCGGTGGGGGATAGAGGTGGGCAAGTCGTTACTCTCAATAATATTGGTACTGTCTACGACGACTTGGGAGAAAATCAGAAGGCATTGCAATTCTACAACCAAGCTCTGTCCCTATCTCAAGCAGAGGAAGATAGACGTGGGCAAGCTGGTATCCTCAATAATATTGGCGGTGTCTACTCCTCATTGGGAGAAATGCAGAAGGCATTGCAATTCTACAACCAAGCTTTGCCTCTAAGACGGGCGGTGAGGGATAGACGAGGGGAAGCCGCTACCCTCAATAATATTGGCTTAGTCTACGACTCATTGGGAGAACAACAGAAAGCATTGGAATTCTACAACCAAGCTTTGCCCCTAGTACGAGCGGTGGGGGATAGAGGTGGGGAAGCCTCTACTCTCAATAATATTGGCGGTGTCTACTCCTCATTGGGAGAAATGCAGAAGGCATTTGAGTTCTCCAACCAAGCTCTGTCCCTATCACGGGCGGTAGGGGATAGAGGACAGGAAGCCCTTACTCTCCATAACGTCGCCGTCGCGCAACGCAGCCAAGGCAACCTGAAAGAATCCTTAACCCTGATGGATAGCGCCATCACCATTATTGAAGACCTCCGCACCAAAATTGGCTCCCAAGAACTCCGCGCCTCCTACTTCGCCACCGTCCAAGACTACTACAAGTTCTACATCGACCTGTTGATGCAACTGCACCAGCAAAATCCCAATCAAGGATACGATGCCCTCGCCCTCCACGCCAGTGAACGCGCCCGTGCTAGAAGCCTCCTGGAACTCCTCACCGAAGCTAATGCCAACATCCGCCAAGGCGTTGACCCCAAACTGCTAGAACAAGAACGCAATCTTCAACAACAACTCAACGCCCTAGAACGTCGCAGGTATGAACTCTCCAGCAGTCAGTATACCGAACAACAACTCAATGAAATCAAACAACAATCCCAATCCCTACTCACTCAACTCGACCAACTCAAAGCCCAAATTCGGGTTACCAGTCCCCGCTACGCTGCCCTGAAATATCCCGAACCCTTAAACTTACAAGAGATTCAACAACAGGTACTCGACGACGATACCCTGCTTTTAGAATATTCCCTCGGCGAAGACCGCAGTTACCTCTGGGCAGTCAGCAAAACCAGCATTACCAGTTACGTACTCCCCAAACGCAGTGAAATCGAAGCCGCCGCCCAAACTTTCCGCGAATCTCTCACCCCCAATAGCGCCGCCAATCTCGAAGCCGGACTGCCACTGAGTCAGATGCTTCTCGCCCCCGTCGCTAATCAATTGGGTAATAAACGCTTACTAATTGTTGGAGATGGGGCATTGCAATCTGTTCCCTTTGCCGCGCTGCCCATACCGACCTCTCCCCCAACCCCTCTTGACCCCCCTCAATCCCCCGAAGCGGGGGGAGGACGGAGAACAAAGACTTGGATTCACGAGAGGGAAGTCCTACTCCCCCCTTCCCTAGTAGGGAAGGGGGGCTGGGGGGGTTAGGTTACACCCCGCTTTTAGTCCAAAACGAAATCATCACCCTCCCCTCCGCCTCCACCGTTGCCATTCAACAGCGCCAACTGCAAAACCGTCCCACTGCTGCCAAAACCCTTGCCGTAATTGCTGACCCCATCTTCGCTCTCAACGACCCTCGTTTTTCAACTACACCCCAACCCACCCCTGAAACACCCACCAACTCTGCCCTGACTCGCGCCACTCGTAACTTAGGTTTAGGGGACAGTGCCAAACTACTTGACCGATTGCAATATACTCGTACCGAAGCCGAAAAAATCCTCGCCCTCGTCCCAGAAGCGAAACATCTGCAAGCCTTAGACTTTAATGCCTCTCGAACTACAGCAACTAACCCGAATTTAGCCCAATATCAAATTATCCACCTTGCCACTCACGGCTTACTCGACCCCATTAATCCTGAACTATCAGGAATCGTGCTGTCCCTATTCGACCAAAAAGGCAAATCCCTTGATGGTTTCTTGCGCCTACAGGATATCTTCAACCTCAACTTACCTGCGGAACTCGTGGTTTTGAGTGCCTGCGAAACCGGATTAGGAAAAGACGTGAAAGGGGAAGGATTGGTCGGCTTGACAAGAGGCTTTATGTATGCAGGGTCACGGCGAGTGGTGGTGAGTTTGTGGAGTGTTAATGATGTCGCCACGTCTGAGGTGATGGCGAAATTCTACCAGAAAATGCTTCAGGACGGGCAAAATCCAGTAACGGCATTAAGGGCTGCACAACTAGAGATGTGGAACTCCCAGCAATGGCAGTCTCCTTATTATTGGGCAGCGTTTACCGTACAGGGGGATTGGCGGTAGGAGTACAAGCAATTAAACGGCTGTTGCCATCACGATCATCACGATAATTAACGCCAATACGGCGATAAAAACAGACACGAGAATAAATCCTGCGATCGCCCACAGTCTTTGATGCCGTTTGAACGCCTTGATACTCTTCCAACGGCGGCTTTTCCAAGCCCACTCATTGCCTTTAACACCTAAAATAATCGCCATCATTGGCCAAGTCATCCCCATGGTAAAGGGAAGGGTAATGATCGAAAGATCGCTCCAAGCTATCAGTCCAACCCAAACCTGATTGGGAATACACCATAAACCGGGAAAGAAAAACGCACCCCAGTTCCAGCCGGGAATTTCTTGGGGAACGGCAATAGAGGAGTCCAACAACTTCCCTTCTCCAGAATTATTCTTAGGAGTAGGGTGAACTGAATTGGAGCGGGAAGAAGACGCCTTGGGAATAAAAGCGATCGTATTCAGCATTCGCGTAGCCACAGGGACATCGGTTGCCGTAGCTAATAGGTATTCCAGAACCTGATCAGCCGAGTGAAACCGATCCGAAGGATGGGGCGCAAGCATACGGTTGAGCATAAAACTCATGCGTGGACTGAGGGCAAGTTCCTGCTGCCAAATCCAATGGAGTGTATCCGAATCAATCAAGTCTTGGGGATGTTTTCCCGTCATTAAAACTAGTGCCGTGACGGCTAAAGCATACAAATCGCTATGAGGGGCAACGATTCCTAAACGCATCTGTTCATCCGGCGAATAACCCATCTTACCCAGACGCGTCTTACTACTAAACGGAACAGACGGCGATGAACTGGAAACAGTTTGACCCACTTCAAGCGGAATTTCGACGACACCGCCCAAGTCAATTAAGATTGGCAACCCGTCGGAAGCACGGCAGATAATATTGTCAGGAGAAATATCACGATGAATAACACCTAACGAGTGGAGATAGCTTAAAACTACAAGCAGTTGCCACAACAACTCAACCATTTCGGCTTCGCTGAAGCGTTGCCCGAGCGCCATCCGCTCTTCTAATAAAGTCTGATAGGTTTTACCTTCGATGTAATCTTGAACTAGAAATAGCCGTTTTCCCTCCCGAAAAAATTCCCAAAATCGGGGAATCTGAGGCGATGAGAGCTTGTACAAAATTGCCGCTTCCCGCTGAAATAGTTCCTCTGCCTTTTGTAGGGCTTTAGTGCCTTGTAGGGTGGGCATCAGTTCTTTTAGTGTGACCCATTCGTTAAACCGTCCCGTATCTTCGGCAAGGTAAGTTCTGCCCATGCCTCCTTGACCGAGTGGGCGTACAATCACATAACGATCGCGCAACCGAGTCCCAGGAGCCAAGTGGCTACCCACTAGGTGAGGATTCTGTTGTGGCAGAGGTATTCCACAGCGAGAACAAAACCGTGCCCTACTGAGATTATCTTTCCCACAGCTTGTACAAGCGATCGCATTCATGAGGCTACTTTCAAGGGTTACCAGCTTACTTTTGTCCCGCATGAGTACCAGCTTAGCCAGTCCCATTGCGGCTCGACTAGAACAAGAAGGCAGAAGGCAGAGGGTAGAGGGTAGAAAGAGAGGGCACAGAGGCTTATAGTTTCTACTTTTGGCTTGGTTGTTAAAGGCTCACGTATTTCCGCCTGGGTGCATGAGTAAGGCATCACATCAATTTCACCGGCTCACCTCTATTCTTTCAGGGGTATTAAGCGGAAAAATTTGTAATGATTTTTTCATCTGCTTTCTTTACGGTTTCAATCCTCATATCCCTTTTCCGGATAGAATCCTAAGCTACAGATAGCCGTATCGAGCAAAACGCAATGTCACAGATTACAGGTAAAACTAAACTTTTGGGGGTGATTGGTGATCCTATTGAGCATTCTCTTTCTCCTGTGATGCACAATGCTGCCATTGCAGAGATGGGATTAGATTACATTTACCTCCCCTTCCCGATCAAAACAGCAGATTTGGGAGTTGCGATCGCAGGTTTTGCGGCTATTGGTGTGCAGGGATTTAGTGTTACTATTCCTCACAAACAAGCGATTATCTCCCTGTTGTCAGAGGTTTCTGCGATCGCTAAACTAACTGGAGCGGTAAACACCGTTTGGCGGACAGAACAGGGATGGAGTGGTACCAATACGGATGTGGAAGGTTTTGTGGCACCCTTGCAAGCCTTGAATCGGGATTGGAGCCAAAGCACCCCCGTTATCTTAGGGCATGGTGGTGCGGCACGGGCTGTCGTTGTGGGTTGCACTCAACTCGGTTGTGCTGAGATTCACGTTGTGGGGCGCAATGTGCAAAAGTTAAGTCAATTTCAACAAAGTTGGGTGAATGCCCCCCTACCCATAACGCTCAATGTCCATCGCTGGGATGAACTACCGGAGTTATTGCCTCAAGCGGATTTGGTGGTCAATAGCACACCTGTCGGAATGTATCCTAACGTTGATCAGTCTCCTCTCGATGCAGCCGCGATGGAGTTGTTACGTCCGGATGCGATCGCCTATGACTTAATTTACACTCCTAA of the Allocoleopsis franciscana PCC 7113 genome contains:
- a CDS encoding shikimate dehydrogenase, whose protein sequence is MSQITGKTKLLGVIGDPIEHSLSPVMHNAAIAEMGLDYIYLPFPIKTADLGVAIAGFAAIGVQGFSVTIPHKQAIISLLSEVSAIAKLTGAVNTVWRTEQGWSGTNTDVEGFVAPLQALNRDWSQSTPVILGHGGAARAVVVGCTQLGCAEIHVVGRNVQKLSQFQQSWVNAPLPITLNVHRWDELPELLPQADLVVNSTPVGMYPNVDQSPLDAAAMELLRPDAIAYDLIYTPNPTQFLQQAQEQGAVAIDGLEMLVQQGAAALKIWVEQTPPVDIMRRSLQQHLGLLTYGR